In a genomic window of Chrysemys picta bellii isolate R12L10 chromosome 1, ASM1138683v2, whole genome shotgun sequence:
- the LOC135984267 gene encoding olfactory receptor 51G2-like, whose amino-acid sequence MAAVNDTKFKSAVFLLTGIPGQEHIHNLWISLPLCLIYVISILGNAVILFIIKTDPSLHEPMYIFLSMLGVTDLGLLIATIPTVLGIFLFNSREISFDACFAQLFFIQSFQCIESSVLLLMAFDRFIAIRDPLRYASILTLPRISKMGLVCVLRGVAIMLPLPLLLKQFQYCRVNVLSHSYCMDQEVMMLACSDISVNNIYGLFITVVILVLDSLLIFLSYVMILKTVLSIASHKEFLRALNTCVAHLCAVLLFYMPEFSLTLIHRFWNGSSLLLQIVLGYIYLLLPPLINPIVYSVKSEHLRSRIIRVFVK is encoded by the coding sequence ATGgcagctgtcaatgacaccaaattcaaatctgcagtgttccttctcacCGGGATACCTGGGCAAGAACACATCCACAATCTCTGGATCTCTCTCCCCTTGTGCTTAATATATGTTATTTCAATATTAGGAAATGcagtcattctgttcattataaaaacagatccaagcctccatgagcccatgtacattttcctttccatgttgggcGTCACAGACCTTGGCTTATTGATAGCCACCATACCCACTGTACTGGGCATATTCTTGTTTAATTCTAGGGAGATCAGCTTTGATGCCTGTTTTGCCCAGTTGTTCTTTATCCAGTCATTTCAATGCATTGAATCCTCTGTGCtcttgttgatggcctttgaccgcttcatCGCAATCCGTGACCCACTGAGATATGCCTCCATCTTAACCCTGCCGAGAATATCCAAGATGGGACTGGTGTGTGTGCTAAGAGGGGTGGCCATAATGCTCCCACTCCCCCTTCTCCTGAAACAGTTCCAATATTGTCGAGTGAATGTTCTCTCCCATTCTTACTGCATGGACCAGGAGGTCATGATGTTGGCTTGTTCGGATATCAGTGTCAACAATATCTATGGCTTGTTTATTACAGTCGTAATTTTGGTGTTGGACTCGctgctcatcttcctctcttatgtgatgatcctcaaaactGTGCTGAGCATCGCATCCCACAAGGAGTTCCTCAGGGCTCTGAACACCTGCGTCGCCCACCTCTGCGCCGTCCTGCTCTTCTACATGCCAGAGTTCAGCCTGACTTTGATACACAGATTCTGGAATGGCTCTTCTCTCTTGCTTCAAATTGTCCTGGGCTACATctaccttcttcttcctcctctgatTAACCCAATCGTGTACAGCGTGAAAAGCGAACACCTTCGTTCGAGGATAATCAGGGTGTTCGTGAAGTGA
- the LOC135984269 gene encoding olfactory receptor 51A4-like, with translation MSAVNDTKFKFTVFLLTGIPGQKDSHNLWISLPLCLMYVISILGNSVILLIIKTDPSLHEPMYIFLSMLGVTDLGILIATMPTILGIFLFNSREISFDACFAQLFFIESFQCIESSVLLLMAFDRFIAIRDPLRYASILTLPRIAKMGLVCVLRGVAVILPFPFLLKRLQYCQANVLSHSYCMDQEVMMLACSDISVNSIYGLFITVIILVFDLLLIFLSYVMILKTVLSISSHKEFLRALNTCVAHLCAVLLFYTPEFILTLIHRFGKDSSPLLPIVLGNVNLLVPPLINPIVYSMKSKHLRSRIIRVFVK, from the coding sequence atgtcagctgtcaatgacaccaaattCAAATTCACAGTGTTCCTTCTCACTGGGATACCTGGGCAGAAAGACAGCCACAATCTCTGGATCTCTCTCCCCTTGTGCTTAATGTATGTTATTTCAATAttaggaaattcagtcattctgctcattataaaaacagatccaagcctccatgagcccatgtacattttcctttccatgttgggTGTCACAGACCTTGGAATATTGATAGCCACCATGCCGACGATATTAGGCATATTCTTGTTTAACTCTAGGGAGATCAGCTTTGATGCCTGTTTTGCCCAGTTGTTCTTTATCGAGTCATTTCAATGCATTGAATCCTCTGTGCtcttgttgatggcctttgaccgcttcatCGCAATCCGTGACCCACTGAGATATGCCTCCATCTTAACCCTGCCTAGAATAGCCAAGATGGGACTGGTGTGTGTCCTAAGAGGGGTGGCCGTAATACTCCCATTCCCCTTTCTCCTGAAACGATTACAATACTGTCAAGCGAATGTCCTCTCCCATTCTTACTGCATGGACCAGGAGGTCATGATGTTGGCTTGTTCGGATATCAGTGTCAACAGTATCTATGGCTTGTTTATTACAGTCATAATTTTGGTGTTCGACTTGctgctcatcttcctctcttatgtgatgatcctcaaaactGTGTTGAGCATCTCATCCCACAAGGAGTTCctcagggccctgaacacctgcgtcGCCCACCTCTGTGCCGTCCTGCTCTTCTACACACCAGAGTTCATCCTGACTTTGATACACAGATTCGGGAAGGACTCTTCTCCCTTGCTTCCAATTGTCCTGGGCAATGTCAATCTGCTGGTTCCTCCTCTGATTAACCCAATCGTGTACAGcatgaaaagcaaacaccttcgttCGAGGATAATCAGGGTGTTCGTGAAGTGA